TTCAGCCTGCGTCATTACTTTTTTATTTCTGAAGGCGAAGATATTGATTTAATTAGACTTGGAAATAAAAAGATCACCTTAGAGAGGTGAGGAATACCGGAAATAGTTGTTGAATTTAGAATTCTTTATACTTCCGGCATTCAATCTCTTATTTTAGACCAATTCAAAAAAGCTTCTTCTACCGATCTTTATTTTGACCTCTTTTGTCAACACTATTTCCTCATCCGGATTTATGGTTTTAACAGAATTTATCTGCACACCGCCACTTTCGATAAGTCTTCGAACTGCAGATTTGCTGAGGTCTTTTTTTAACTGATGACAAAGTTCAAGAATAGTTGTTTTATGCTGAACATGATTCAGTACGCTGATAGAAACAGGATCAAAGTTTTTTTCTTCAAAATTCTTATTCTGAAATTGGTTATTGAAGAACAGTTCTGCATTTTCAGCGGCTTCCTCATTATGGTATTGACGGATAATATTTTTAGCCACGAGTTTTTTTATATTCATCGGGTTTTCACCGTTTTCTATTTTTGATTTTAAGCTCTCTTTCTCTTCCATTGAAAAATCAGTGGTAAGGTCGATGAATTCATCAATTAATGCATCAGGAATAGACATGGTTTTTCCAAACATTTCATTCGGTTCATCAGTTAACCCGATAATATTGTTCAAAGACTTGCTCATTTTTTCCTTTCCGTCCAATCCTTTCAATAGCGGCATACACATTACAATCTGCGCCGGCATCTGATGAACCTCCTGTAGTTGTCTTCCCATCGTACAGTTGAAAAGCTGATCGGTGCCTCCCATTTCGATATCACACTCAATTTTTACAGAATCAAAGCCCTGAAGAATAGGGTATACCAATTCATGCATGGCAATAGGGGTATTTTCTGTAAATCTTTTATTAAAATCATTTCTGTGCATCAGCTGTGCAACCGTAACTTTTGATAGCAGTTGAATCACCTCAGAAAAATTCAATGCGTCAAGCCAGTCAGAATTGAA
This Chryseobacterium sp. G0162 DNA region includes the following protein-coding sequences:
- the tyrS gene encoding tyrosine--tRNA ligase, whose translation is MINTLQENVSIILPENGLEEKLKQAKEENRTLSIKLGFDPTAPDLHLGHAVVLKKLKQFQDLGHQVIIVVGSFTARIGDPTGKNKARKPLSTEDVQHNAQTYINQLSKIIDVERTKIVFNSDWLDALNFSEVIQLLSKVTVAQLMHRNDFNKRFTENTPIAMHELVYPILQGFDSVKIECDIEMGGTDQLFNCTMGRQLQEVHQMPAQIVMCMPLLKGLDGKEKMSKSLNNIIGLTDEPNEMFGKTMSIPDALIDEFIDLTTDFSMEEKESLKSKIENGENPMNIKKLVAKNIIRQYHNEEAAENAELFFNNQFQNKNFEEKNFDPVSISVLNHVQHKTTILELCHQLKKDLSKSAVRRLIESGGVQINSVKTINPDEEIVLTKEVKIKIGRRSFFELV